The genome window GGACGGCCGGGCCGTGCGCTCGCCCGGCTTGCCGCCGCTGCTGCTGGCCGCCGAGCCGGAAGACGTCGACCCTGGTCCGGCGAGCCTCGGGGAAGGCGGCAGCGCCTCCGGAAACGCTCGCGCGGCGATGCTCGAGGGCCTGGGCCTGTTCGGTCTCGCTGCCCTCCGGGGGTTCGCGCTCGCGGTGCTGGCCGGCACGGTGCTGAAGCGGCCGCTGCGGACCTTCGAGGTCGTGGCGCTGGCGCTCTCCGGTGTCGCCCTGCTGGGCGGGGGACTCGCCGTTCCGGCCGGAGCTCTCCTGCTGCTCGTCGGCGGGCTGGCGCTCGCGAGTCTGGGGTGGTTCCTGGTCTGGAGTCGAGGTGGCGGATGGGGAGGGGCGGCGCTCCCGACGCTCGCGGCACCGCTCGTCGCCCTGGGGATCACGGCGCTGGCTCGCTACTGGCCGGGAGAGGCGCTCGATCTCGGCGCCGATTTCGCCCTGGCAGGCGCCTCCGGCGCGGCCCGCCTCGGGCTCGCGGCCGCACTGTTCGGCATTCTCATCCTGGCGGCGCGCCGGCCGGAGGCGAGCGAGGAGGCGGGCCGGCTCCGCCCGGTCCTGGCCTGGGCGCTCATCGTCTTCGCGGCCGCCGGGCACGATTACGGGATCTGGGCCCTCTTGCCGCTCCTGGCCGGCACCGCATTCGCGGCGCGTTCCCTGGGTCGGGGGGCGGGGCACACGCCCGCCGGCCTGACGGCGCTCCTGCTCCTGGCCGTCGCGATCTCGGCGACCGCCTGGGAGACCGGTCACCGGTTGCGCTCCTTCGCCGCCCTCGCGGGGGAGCTCGAGTCGCTGACGCCGCCCGAACCGGACCGCAAGGCCGCGTTCGCCGCCGAGCTCGAGGCTTTCTTCGCCGACCTGAACGTCGCCGAAGTCCTGCCGGAGGGGCTCCCGCGGACGGAGGAGGACGACCTCGCCTACGTGCTTTGGCGAGGATCGCCGCTGGCGCGACTCGATGCGTTCTCGGCGCTGGTCGTCGACCGCCCGGGCACGCGGCCGTCGAGCTTCGCCTATGGCCTGCCGCTGACCGACGGTCTCGACCTCGACCTGGCGCCGGCCCGCTGGAGCGGTCTCGCGCCGCCGGCCTGGCGGGACGAGCGCCTCGAAGGGCGCTATCCGTTGCTTGCGGGCGGCCGTCCCGCCGGGGAGATCCGATTCTGGATGGTGGCGCGCCCGGGCTTCGGGGCGGGCCGGGCGGCCCCCGGCGACCTGGCCGCGGCTCTCTTGCGCGGCGGTCCGGCGCGGTCCCGGTTCGGCGCTTCTGCGCATCCGGGAAACGACCCGGCGGCGGTGCTCTATTCGCCCGGCGGCGAGATCCTGGCCTCGCCCTGGCGCGAGGCGACCCCCGCGCTCGAACGGGTGCGTGCCGCGAGCGTCGCCGCGAATCCGCTCGCTGCCGGCGGCTCCCGCGGTGCCAAGGCCAGGGGCGCAGGGTCGATCGTCACCCCCGAGGGTCGCGCGCGCGTCCTGCTGCGCGAGAGTGGCGGTGCGGCGGTGGCCCTCTTCGCTCGCGAGCTCGCGCCGCTCGCGGCGCTCGAGCGCGTCGGCGTGCACGCCGCCGGTGCACTCTTCGCGGCGGCCGCGCTCTTCGTCGCCGGTTTCCTTCTCGCCCTGCCGCGAGCCACGGCACGCGACCTTCTCGCCCGCCTGACGCGCTCGTATGCGAACCGGCTCATCCTGCTCTTCTCGGTTCTCCTCGTCGTGCCGCTCGTGCTGCTCTACGCCCTTCTGTCGGGCACGCTCGAGAGTCGCGTCGCCCGTGAGCAGCGATCGGCCGCCGAGGCCGCGCTCTCTTCGGCGCAGCGCGTGCTCGGGGAGTACGTGCTCACCCTGGAGCCGGGCTTCGGCCTCGAGACCGCGATCGACGACGAGATCCTCGTGTGGCTGTCGCGGGTCATCGGACACGACGTCAGCCTCTATTGGGGGAGCGAAGTCTACGCGTCGAGCAAGCGCGAGCTGTTCGCCGCGGGGTTGCTGCCGCGCCGGATTCCGGGTGAGGTCTGGCCGCGCATGGCGCTCAGCGGCGAGAACGAGGCCTCGCGCACCGCACGTACCGGCAGCGCCGAGTACGTCGAGCTCTACGCTCCGCTCGCCGTGCCCGGCTTCGACTCCCGGCAGACTCGACTGTTCCTGTCCATGCCTCTGCTGGCTCAGCAGGAGGAGGCCACGGCGGAGACCGCCCTCATCCGGCGCCGGACACTGCTCGCGACGCTCGCGGTCTTCCTGCTGCTCGCGGCGCTCGGTACGCGCCTCGCGCGCGCCTTCACGCGGCCGATCATGGAGCTCGTCGGCGGTACCCATCGTATCGCCGGTGGCGCCGCCTCGCTCGGCGTGAAGTCCTCCGTGCTCGAGCTCGCGGCGCTCGCCGAGGCGATCGACCGCATGGCGCGCCGGATCGCCGAAGGGCGCGAGCAGCTGCTGCGGGAGAAGCGGCTGGTCGAAGGCATCATCGAGAATGTCACCTCCGGCGTGGTCTATCTCGACCATACGGGACGCGTGCTGCTCGCCAACCGCGTCGCGCGGCAGCTCCTCGAGGTGGCGCCGGGCGATCGCATCGCGGACCGGCTCGGCAGCCGGCCCGAGCTCGCCGAAGCGCGGCGTTTCGTCAGCGCGCGGCGCGGGGAGCTGGCGCAGTCGACCATCCGGCTCGGCGGCCCGAAAGGCGCCGAGGGCCACGAGCGTGACTGGTCGCTGGTCTGGGTGCCGCTCGCCGGCGAGAGCGAGCCGGCGGCGCTCTTCGTGGTCGAGGACATTTCGGAGGTGCTGCGGGCGCAGCGTCTCGAAGCCTGGGCGGCGATGGCGCAGATCATCGCCCACGAGATCAAGAATCCTCTGACTCCGATCCGGCTCTCGACCGAGCATCTGCGGGAAGTCTGGAAGCGGGATCGCGAGCACTTCGAGGTCGTCTTCGACCGTTGCACGGAGAACATCCTGCGGCAGGTCGAGGAGTTGCGGGAGATCGCCAGCGAGTTCTCCACCTTCAGTCACATTCCGGAGTCGGTGCGCGTGCCCGGTGACCTCGCGGCGACCGTGCTGGAGGTCGTCGAATCCTACCGGGCGGCGCCGCCGGCCGGTGTCGAGGTCGAGCTCGCGGGGGAGCGAGAGAGTCTTCCGGCGCGTTTCGATTCCCGGCTCCTGGGTCGAGCCTTGCGCAACCTCCTGGAGAACGCCGTCCGCGTCTCGGCGGGCGGCGGCAAGGTCACGATCCTCGCCGCCCGGGTGGGCGACACGGCGGAGATCCGGGTCGCCGACCGCGGCCCCGGCGTACCGCCGGAGATGCTGGCGCGTATCTTCGAGCCCTACTTTTCGACCCAGGTGGGAGGTACCGGCCTGGGACTGTCGATCGCCCAGCGGGTGGCCGAGGAGCACGGCGGCTCGATCCGGGCGCGCAACCTCACTGCGGGCGGGCTCGAAGTCACGATTACAATTCCCCTGCTATGACTCCTTCGCGATTCGTCTCGCCACCGTTGCCCGTCCTGCTGTTGCTGGTCGCCGGTCTTTCCACCGGCTGCTTCGGCGGATCGCGGCCGGAGAAGGCGCGGGGCGCCGCGCTCTGGCTGGCCCGCGACTCCGGCGCGCTCGACGCCATCGCGCAGAACCGATTGGCCGCCGCCGGGCTGGGCGAGTTCTATCTCGATGCCGCCGAGCTCGAATGGAACGGCAGTCTGAAGCTGCGGCGTTTCGAGCGCCCGGCGATTCCGCGCCGCACCCCGACGACCCTGGTCGTCTCGGGCCCGTGGCTTCCCGGCGACCGGCCACCGGACGCGCTGGCGACGGCGTTGCTCGCCGAGTTGAGCGCGCTGCGAATCGAATCCGAGCAGGACGGTCTGCTGGTCGTCGGCTTCCACTTCGAGGTCGATCCCGGCGACTCCGCCGAGAGGCTCGGGAAGACGCTCGGGCGTCTGCGTTCGATCCTCCCGGACAATCTGTTCCTCTCCGCCGGTCTCGACCGGCACTCCCTGGCGGGCCCGGCCGCCCAGACCCTTGCGGACGCGGTCGACTACGTGACCTGCATGATCTACGGCCAGCGTCCCGGTGAAGCCGAAGATCCCGCAGCCTGGGATCTCGAGGCAGTCGAAGAGAACTTCCGTCGTCTCGAGGCGCTGAAACGCCCCTACTTCACCGGGGCCGTGACGCTGGGGACGGCGACCTGGCGGGGCCGGGGCGGCGAGGCCAAGGGCTCTTCGACCGAGCTTTCTCTAGGCGAGCTGATCCGCGCCCGCAATCTCGAGCTCGCGCCGGGATTCAGCCTGCTGGGAATCGATCGCCAGGTCTGGGAGTTCGTGGCCCGCGGGCCGGTGCGGGTGGGGCCGTGGAGCCTGGCTGCCGGCGACCGGATCCGGGTGGTGCGCACGGCGACCCCGTTCATCGAGGAGTTCCGCCGCCGGGTCGTCGCCTGGGAATCACCCCACCGGCTGGGGGATGTCTTCTATCGGCTGCGTCGCGAGAGCGAGGGTCTTTCGCTCTCGGTGGACAATTTCGTCGCCGTACTGGCGCCGGATGCGGCCGCTCCGGAGCTCGAGCTCGCGATCGAACGCGTCGCGACCGGCGACCGGCGTTGGGTCGTCCGGGTGGGTCTCACGAACCGGAGCTCGGAGAGCAGCGACCTCGCTTTCTTCGACAGCAACTTCGTGCAGCTGCAGGTTTCGGGAGCGACGATCGGCGATGCCAATCCCGGGGACTTCGAGCGCCTCGAGCTGCTGGTGGATGGAGAGAAGGGGACGATGCGAGCCTTCCGCGAGGCGAACACCGTGCGCTTCTTCCTGCCGCTGGTGGAAGAGAATCAGACGGCAGCGAGCGGCGAGATCGAGCTGCGATTGACGCAGCGGGAGCCGACGCTCGCGATCTCCGCGACGTTCCTGCTCGCCGACGGGAGGACGCTCACTCTCGATCCGCGGGACTGGCAGTTCGAGGAGCGTTGAGCGCCCGTCGAAGCTCTCTGGGAGCAGTCGCGACGGAGCCCTTCCGGGAGCTGCTCGACGGATTGGACGCCGTGCTGGTCGCGGGGGTGCGCTCGTTGCTGCTCGTCGGAGCCGGCCTTCTCGCAGGCTGGTGGGTCTACGTTCCGCTGCACGAGCTCCTGCACGCTCTTGGCTGTTGGCTCGCGGGGGGAGAGGTCACGCGGCTCGAGATCGCGCCGCTCTACGGCGCGCGGTGGCTCGCCCGGATCTTTCCGTTCGTCACCTCCGGTGGCGAGTACGCCGGGCGCCTCTCCGGCTTCGACACCCACGGCAGCGATTGGGTCTACGCGCTGACCGATCTCGCGCCGTTCGGCCTGACTCTCTTCCCGGGTTTCTGGTGGCTGCGCCGAGCCGCCAGGGCCGGCCGGCCGATCGCCTTCGGGGCGGCGCTGCCGGCGGCTTTCGGACCCGTCCTGTCGCTGACCGGCGACGCCTACGAGCTGGGCTCCCTGGCCGTCGTGCACCTTCCTTTCTGGCACGGCCGGCGGGTTCTGGTCGGCGACGACCTGGCTGCGAAGCTCTCGGAGGTGGTCGGGCGCGGCGAATCCGGCCTGCTCCCGGGACTGATCGCGGCCGCGCTCCTCGGCCTCGTCTGGGCGTTCGCCTGGATGCTCCTCGCGGGGGCCGTCGCGACGCGGCTGGGGGAACCGCCGCTGGCGCGGCCGCCTTCGCGCGCCGTCCCCGGGGCGGGATCAGGCTAGGATGAAGGGGAGCGGTACGGACACTGGAGTGGCAAGGATGATGAGTTGCAAGCGGCCGTTAGCGCCCAAGCGCCCTGCGGGCTCCGGGGGAACGACAAGTTCGAGTGTACGCCGGCCGCGAAGGCGGCCGGACGCAGCGCGCCGGGCCGCCGGTCTGCTTCTGCCCGTCCTGCCGCTTCTGTCCCTGCTGGGAGCAGGGCTCGCACTGCTCTCCGGCTGCTCCTCCGCGAAGCCGAATTCGGCGAACATCGGACCCGACCCGCGCCGAGCCCCGGCCTCATCGCACATCGCCACGAAGACCTCCGGGCTCACACCGCGCCCGGGCCTGCTCGATCTCTACGTCGACGCCGAGCTCGGCAAAGTGATGGTCCGGCTCCCGCCGTCGCAGGGGGAGCGACAGACGATCGGGGAGTACATCTACTACGAAGGCATCGTTTCGGGTCTGGGCTCGAATCCGGTCGGGCTCGATCGCGGGCAGGTCGGGGAGCCCCGCATCCTGCGCCTTCGCGAGCTTGGCGGCAAGGTCCTCTTCGAGCTCGTCAACCTGCGTTTCCGGGCGTTGAGCGACTCGCCCGCGGAGGCGCGGGCCGTCGAGGAGTCGTTCGCGAACTCCGTGATCTGGAGCGCCGAGGTCGCCGCACGCGATGCCGACGGCAGTCTGCTGATCGACCTCGGACCATTTCTCCTGCGCGACGCGCACGGGGTCGCGGAGCGTCTGGCGGAAAGCGGGCAGGGCGGATTCGCACTCGACCGCGACAAGAGCGCCATCGACGTCAACCGGTGCCTCGCTTTTCCCGACAATCTCGAGTTCGAGTCGCTGCTCACCTTCACGGGTGCGAAACCGGGCGACGAGGTGCGCGGCGTCGCCGTCGAGCCGCGCGCCCTCTCCTTCGTGCAGCACCAGTCGTTCGTGCGCCTGCCCGATGCGGGCTATTCGCCGCGCGAGTTCGATCCGCGAATGGGCTCTTTCGCGATCTCGTTCCATGACTACGCCGCACCTCTCGCGCGCCCGATCGAGCGGCGGTGGATCGTCCGTCACCGCCTGCAGGGCGTCGAAGCATCCGCCGACGCCGACCGGCCCTCACCGGTGCGCAAACCGATCGTCTACTACGTGGATCGCGCGGCGCCCGAGCCGATCCGCAGCGCGCTGCTCGAAGGGGCCGGCTGGTGGGCCCGGGCCTTCGCCGCGGCCGGATTCGAGAACGCCTTCCGGGTCGAGCTGCTGCCGGAGGGGGCCGATCCTCTCGACCTGCGCTTCAACGTGATCCAGTGGGTGCATCGCGCGACACGCGGCTGGTCGTATGGCGGGGGGGTGGTCGATCCGCGCACCGGAGAACAGCTCAAGGGGCATGTCACCCTGGGCTCGTTGCGGGTGCGCCAGGACAGGCTGCTCTTCGAGGGGCTCGCGGGCGCCGCGAAGAGCGGCAGCGGCCTGCCCGACGATCCCGTGGTGCTCGCCCTGGCGCGCATCCGACAGCTCGCTGCGCACGAGGTCGGACACGCGCTCGGCTTTTCCCACAACTTCGCCGCCAGCAGCTACGGACGAGCCTCGGTGATGGACTATCCCGCGCCGCTGGTGCGCATCGACGGCCAGGGCGAGCTCGACTTCTCGGAGGCCTACGGAGTCGGCGTCGGTGAGTGGGATCTGCACGCGGTGAACTGGGCCTATCGCGAATTCCCGCCGGGGACTGCGGAGCCGGCCGCCCTCGAAGCGATCGTGCAGTCCGGACTGCGACGAAACCTCTACTTCCTGACCGACGGCGATGCCCGCCCCGCGGCGGCGGCCAATCCCAGGGCGAGCCTGTGGGACAACGGCGAGGATCCGGTCGCGGCGCTCGAGCAGACGATGCGGGTGCGGCGCATCGCGCTGGCGCGGTTCGGCGAGGCGAATCTGCGCGTCGGCGAACCGCTGTCGGCGCTCGAAGAGGTGCTGGTCCCGGTCTATTTTCATCATCGGTTCCAGCTGCAGGCGGCGGCCAAGGTCGTAGGCGGTCTCGACTATCGCTACGCCCTGAACGGCGACTCCACCCCCAGTGCCCTGGCCCGGGCGGTCTCGCCGGAGCGTCAGCGGCGGGCGATCGCCGTCCTGCTCGAGACCCTCGATCCTGCGGTCCTGGATCTGCCGGACGAGACGCTGCGAAGGCTCCTGCCGCGGCCGCACGGCTACGAGGCGAACCGCGAGATGTTCGCCTCGAGGACGGCGCCGGCGTTCGATTCCCTGGGGGCCGCCGCGACCGCCGCCGACATGACGATCCGCCTCCTGCTGCAGCCGGCACGGGCGGCACGGATGGTCGACTTCCATCGTCGGAACGCGGCGCATCCCGACTTCGACGAGCTGCTGACCGCCCTGGTGGACAAGGTCTTTCTCGACAGTGCCCTGTTCGAGCCCCGCCAGGCGGAGATTGCGCGCGCCGCGCAGCGAGTGCTGACCGACCGCCTGATCGAGCTCTCGGGCAACGGCGCGGCGCCAGCCTGGGTGCGGTCGCGCACCGACGGCGCGCTGGCCGACCTGCTGCAGAGAATGGACCTGCTCGTGGCCCTCGATCCGGCCGAGAAGGCGCATTTCTCGGCCGTGACCGCCGAGATCGGCAGACATCTGGCGCGCCCGGCCGCTCCCACCGTCGTGACGCGGCAAGCGGCGCCCGAGCCGCCCGGGGAGCCGATCGGCAGCCTGCAGGAGGATCTCGACTTCGGCGGCGGAGGCCTCGTCTTCGACCAGGCGGGCGATTGCGACTTCCCGCTGCCGCGCTGACCCTGCCCGGGATGGCTTCGATGGCTTCGATGGCTTCGATCGCCGCGCTGGCTGCCGTCCTGGCCTGCGGCTCTCCGGGCGCCTCCGCGCCCGGCGCCGGCGCCGTGGCCGAAGAGCGCAACGCATCGGGCGCCGCGCCCGACATGGCGACACCCGAAACACGGCTGGAGCTCGAGGTGATCGCCACGTACCCGCACGACCCGCGAGCCTTCACCCAGGGTCTCCTCTGGCATCGTGGCCGGCTCTACGAAAGCACCGGCCTGCACGGGCGCTCGTCGCTGCGCGAGGTCGAACCGTCGACCGGGCGCGTCCTGCGCCGCCTCGAGCTCGACCCGCAACGGTTCGCTGAAGGCCTGGCGCTGGTGGGCGATCGGCTGTTCCAGCTCACCTATCAGAGCGAATCCGGATGGGTCTGGGACCTCGAGACCTTCACCCTGGCTCGCGAGTTCAAGTATCAGGGAGAGGGTTGGGGTCTGACCTTCGACGGCACTTCGCTCATCCAGAGCGACGGCAGCGAACGCCTCACCTTCCGTTCTCCGGTCGATTTCTCACCGCAGCGCGAGCTCCTCGTCCTGCGCGCCGGCAGGCCCCAGTTCTACCTGAACGAGCTCGAGTGGGTGAACGGGGAGATCTGGGCCAACGTCTGGCAGAGCGACGAGATCCTGCGCATCGACCCACAGACCGGCCGGGTCACCGGCGTGCTCGACGCCTCGCAACTGCTCTCTCCGACGGAGCGCCGCGGAACCGACGTGCTGAACGGCATCGCCTGGGACGCGGAGCGCGGTCTCTTTCTGCTCACCGGAAAACTCTGGCCACGGCTGTTCGCGGTGAAGATCCGCCCGGCCGGAGTCGCGGCGCACTGAGCGATCAGCCTGCGGCCGTCAGCTCACCTTCGGTCTGCAGCAGGTCGGCCAGGAGACGGATGCGGCGCGACAGCGACGCGAGCTCGACGTGCTCCTCGCGCGTGTGCATGCCCCCGCCGGCCGGACCGAGTCCGTCGAGGACGGGAATTCGCCCGGGTTGTTCGAGGAAGTTCGGAAACGAGATGCCTCCCCGGTCCTCCTCGCGGAGGAGCTCCCATCCGGCTTCGGCAGCCAGGCGCACGGCGAGGTCGGCCTGTGCTCTCGGCAGCCCCGCGGAATCGACCGGCGCAATCGCGGCGTCGCGGGTGAAGACGAGCTCGACCTGGTGCCGGGCTGCGACCGTGCCCGCCAACGCGGCGAGATCGCGCGCCAGAAGCGCCTCTTCTGCAGAACGGAGAAAACGCGCCTCCCCTTCGACCAGGGCGCGATCCGGAACGACATTCAGCTGGTGAGCGGTGCCGAGCAGCGCGCTGCCACCGCTACCTCCTCCCGCTTCGGGCGGCACGCTGTTGCGAAGCGCTTCGACGAAGCCGCTTTCGCCGCCGACGAAGCGCGCGACGTTGACCGTCGGCCCGCCGTTCGGTCGGGAGAGCGCGGTCGCGAGTTGAATCCACTCCGCGGCCGCGACGACCGCCGAGCGGCCCTGCCAGTAGGCGAGGCCGGAGTGTGCTGTCCGGCCCTGCGCCCCGAGCTGCCAGTGAAACATCCCTCTCCTGCCGGTGACCAGGGTCTCTCCGGCGGCCGTAAGCTCGCCCGGTTCGAGCACCCAGAGTGCCCGCGCGGTGGCGCCCGCCGTCGCGACGGCGCGCCGCGAGATCGCGCCTCCGACCTCCTCATCGGGAACCAGCACCAGATGCAGGGCCGGGAGGCCTCCGCCACGTCGCGCGACGAGGTCGAGCGCACCCAGGAAGGCGACGATGCCGCCCTTCATGTCGATGGCCCCGGTCGCCACCAAGCGACCACCCTCGAGCCGGGGCGTCGAAGCCGGGAGCACGGTGTCGAAATGCCCGATCAGGAGGATGGGGAGAAGCTCCGACGCGGCCGTCGTCGAGCTGCGTGGCGGGCGCACCGGGGCCGTTGCCGGGCGGAAGGCATCGACGACCGGCAAGGGCCTGCCTTGCTCGTCGGGCTCGAGCCGGATCGTGACCTCGAGGCCGCGGACACGGAGCTCGACGGCGAGGATCGCCGCCATCCGATGGAGCGCCGGCGGGTCGTCGCTGGGGGAGCTCGTGGCCGTGAGTCGGACGAGCAGCGCTACAGCCTCCTGGAAGAGCTCCTCCGGCAGACCAGCGGGGACCCGCTCCCGGGACTCCTGCGACGTGGACATGGGTCGAGTGTATCGCTGCACGAAGGGCTCCCCGGGATAGAGGGGCCGTTTCGCGGTCTCGCCTTGTCTCGCTCCGGGCCGGCCGATACACTGACCCGCCGCCCGGACTCGGCGGCAATCGGGAGAGCGATGACGAGACTGCGGATGGACATGGCTTCGAAGGACGCGCGCCCGGGTTCCCGCTTCGTGCGGGCAGGGCGCAGCCTGGCGCGTCGCCTTGCCGGCGGCGCCGGCATGTGGACCGTCGCGACTCTCGCGATCACCGCTGCCACAAGCGCCGCCATGGCCTCCGCAGCGGCCGCGACGGTGGCCGGAGAGCCGGCGGTGCCGACGGCGCGCGAAGTGGAGAAGGCAGTGGCGGCGGTCTATCCAGCGC of Thermoanaerobaculia bacterium contains these proteins:
- a CDS encoding zinc-dependent metalloprotease, whose amino-acid sequence is MMVRLPPSQGERQTIGEYIYYEGIVSGLGSNPVGLDRGQVGEPRILRLRELGGKVLFELVNLRFRALSDSPAEARAVEESFANSVIWSAEVAARDADGSLLIDLGPFLLRDAHGVAERLAESGQGGFALDRDKSAIDVNRCLAFPDNLEFESLLTFTGAKPGDEVRGVAVEPRALSFVQHQSFVRLPDAGYSPREFDPRMGSFAISFHDYAAPLARPIERRWIVRHRLQGVEASADADRPSPVRKPIVYYVDRAAPEPIRSALLEGAGWWARAFAAAGFENAFRVELLPEGADPLDLRFNVIQWVHRATRGWSYGGGVVDPRTGEQLKGHVTLGSLRVRQDRLLFEGLAGAAKSGSGLPDDPVVLALARIRQLAAHEVGHALGFSHNFAASSYGRASVMDYPAPLVRIDGQGELDFSEAYGVGVGEWDLHAVNWAYREFPPGTAEPAALEAIVQSGLRRNLYFLTDGDARPAAAANPRASLWDNGEDPVAALEQTMRVRRIALARFGEANLRVGEPLSALEEVLVPVYFHHRFQLQAAAKVVGGLDYRYALNGDSTPSALARAVSPERQRRAIAVLLETLDPAVLDLPDETLRRLLPRPHGYEANREMFASRTAPAFDSLGAAATAADMTIRLLLQPARAARMVDFHRRNAAHPDFDELLTALVDKVFLDSALFEPRQAEIARAAQRVLTDRLIELSGNGAAPAWVRSRTDGALADLLQRMDLLVALDPAEKAHFSAVTAEIGRHLARPAAPTVVTRQAAPEPPGEPIGSLQEDLDFGGGGLVFDQAGDCDFPLPR
- a CDS encoding M20/M25/M40 family metallo-hydrolase → MSTSQESRERVPAGLPEELFQEAVALLVRLTATSSPSDDPPALHRMAAILAVELRVRGLEVTIRLEPDEQGRPLPVVDAFRPATAPVRPPRSSTTAASELLPILLIGHFDTVLPASTPRLEGGRLVATGAIDMKGGIVAFLGALDLVARRGGGLPALHLVLVPDEEVGGAISRRAVATAGATARALWVLEPGELTAAGETLVTGRRGMFHWQLGAQGRTAHSGLAYWQGRSAVVAAAEWIQLATALSRPNGGPTVNVARFVGGESGFVEALRNSVPPEAGGGSGGSALLGTAHQLNVVPDRALVEGEARFLRSAEEALLARDLAALAGTVAARHQVELVFTRDAAIAPVDSAGLPRAQADLAVRLAAEAGWELLREEDRGGISFPNFLEQPGRIPVLDGLGPAGGGMHTREEHVELASLSRRIRLLADLLQTEGELTAAG
- a CDS encoding glutaminyl-peptide cyclotransferase, translating into MATPETRLELEVIATYPHDPRAFTQGLLWHRGRLYESTGLHGRSSLREVEPSTGRVLRRLELDPQRFAEGLALVGDRLFQLTYQSESGWVWDLETFTLAREFKYQGEGWGLTFDGTSLIQSDGSERLTFRSPVDFSPQRELLVLRAGRPQFYLNELEWVNGEIWANVWQSDEILRIDPQTGRVTGVLDASQLLSPTERRGTDVLNGIAWDAERGLFLLTGKLWPRLFAVKIRPAGVAAH